From the genome of Alphaproteobacteria bacterium:
TGAGCTCTCGCCAGGCCTTCTTCGGCACCATCCACGGCACGCTCAATCACATTCTGGTCGGCGACCGCATCTGGTTCGCCCGCTTGGCCGGGCGAAAGCCTGCCATCACGGCGCTGGATCAGCAGCTCTACGGCGACTTTGCCGGCCTGCGCGTCGCCCGGGTGGCCGAAGACGCCCGCATCGAGGCCTTCGTGCGCGATCTGGGGGAGGGCGATTTCAGCCGCCCGGTGGCCTACCAGAACCTGGCCGGCGAGGCTGACGAGCAGCCGCTGGAAGCTCTGTTGGGCCACGTCTTCAACCACCAGACCCATCACCGCGGTCAGGTCCACGACCAGCTCAGCCAGACCAAAGTGGCGCCGCCCGCGCTCGACCTCATCGCCTTCTTGCGCCAAAGCGAATAGAGGGAGCGGGTGGCCGGGCGATTTTTGATCTAATCCAAACGCCGTCAGACCCTGAGGTCGACGAGGCTCTGGGCCTCCTGGTGCTGTTCGGGGTTTTCCTGCTCTTGCTTGCGCCGACGTCTCTCGCGACGCTCGCGGCGGCGGTCGGCAGCCGTTTCGAAGGTCGACTTGGGCCCCTTGGGCGGTGGCGTCACCGGGTTGGGTTGCAGCACCGGCAGGGGGGCGGTAAGAGCATAGTTGATCTCGCTCATGATCAACTCCTTTCGACGATTCTTCGTCACTAGAGTGCTTTTGCTCCGCCATACCCAGCAAATCCCGGGCCAGCCTGACGATTGCGAAAAAATGTCTTTATTGCCAAAGGGTTAAAGTCTATCCAAGGGCATCCTTTGCCGGGCATTTTTTGCCCCTTGGGGCAGGAATTTCCGGGAAACTGGGCAGCGATTGCCGGGAAGGCATTCAGGAACCGGCTTGCTCCAGCTTGGCCATACGCTCCGCCATGATGCCGTCGAAGGCACCGCTGACGGCCTCGACCAGGGCCTCGGGGGCCTTCTGAGGCGCGCCGCAGGCAAAGGGCGGCTGGGGGTCGTATTCCAGGCTCAACTGGATGGCCTGGGCGACGCGTTCGCCGGCCTCACGGGCGGCCAGGTGGAGCGCCATGTCGATGCCGGCCGAGACGCCGGCGGCGGTGATCACCTTGCCCGCTTCGACGAAGCGTGCGGCCACCGGTTTGGCGCCATAGTCGGCCAAAGCCTCGAGGCGCAGCCAGTGCGTCGTCGCCTCGAGACCTTCGAGTACGCCCGCGGCACCGAGGATCAGCGAGCCGGTGCAGACCGAGGTGGTCCAGCGGCTGCCGGCGTGGATGGCGCGCAGCCAGCTCAACAGACGTTCGTCGGCCCTGGCGCGTTGGTCGCCGGGGCCGCCGGGCACCAGCAGCACATCGGCCAGCGGCACCTCGTCGATGCTTTTTTCCGCCAGCAGCGTGAGTGCCCCGGTATCGCAGGTTACCGGCCCCCGCTGGCGGCCCACGAAGCTGACCTCGGCACCGCGCAACTGGGCCAGCACCTCGTAGGGCCCGACGGCATCCAGCGCCGTCATGCCCGGGTAGACCAGGATGGCTATTTTCATGTGTTGCCCTCTCCCTCAGCTCACCTCGATCACTACCTTGCCGGTCGACTTGCGGCTGATGATGAGATCCAAGGCCTGGGCCACCTCGTCGAGGGGGAGCGTGTGGCTGACGTGGGGGTCGAGCCGGCCGGCCTCGTACCAGTCCACCAGCTGGCGCATCGAACGGCCGGCGATCTCGGGCTTATGGATGGCGTAGGAGCCCCAGTAGAAGCCGATAACCGAGACATTCTTTACCATCACGATGTTGGTCTTGACCTGGTTCCATTGGCCGCTGGCGAAGCCGATGATGACGATACGGCCCTCCCAGGCGATAGAGCGCATGGCGGCGTCGAAGGCCTCGCCGCCTACGGGATCGTAGACCACGTCGGCGCCCCGGCCGTCGGTCAGCTCCTTCACCCTTTGGCGCAAGTCCTCCTTGCTGTAGTCGATCAGCTCAGCAGCGCCGCGCGCGGCACAGACCGCCAGTTTCTCCGGTGACGAGGCGGCGGCGATCACCCGGGCCCCCATCTGGGCCCCGATCTCCACCGCCGTCAGGCCGACGCCGCCGGCCGCGCCCGTTACCAGCAGCGTCTCGCCCTCTTTGAGCCCGGCCCGGTAGTCGAGGCCGACGTGGCTGGTGCCGTAGGCGACGGGAAACGAGGCCGCCGTGACGTAGTCCATCTTGGCCGGCAGCGTCACCACCGAGGCGGCCTTGCAGACCGCCTGTTCGGCATAGGCGCCCAGGCTGGTGGAGCCGACCACGCGGTCGCCGGGTTTGATGCCGTCGACACCCTCGCCGACCTCCAGCACGTCGCCCGCCGCCTCCATGCCGGGCACGAAGGGAAAATCGGGCTTGACCTGGTAGCTGCCCTGAATCAGCAGGGTATCGCCGAAGTTGACGCCCGCGGCCTTGACGCCGATGCGCACCTCGCCGGGGCCCAGCTCGGGCTCGGGCGCCTCACCGACGGTCAGCTTGTCGGGCCCGCCCCATTCCGTGCACATCACCGCTTTCATGTCTTCTCTCCGTGCCCATTTTTGACAAAGGCCGCCAGTTCCAGCCAGGGCGCCTCGTCCCAGTAGCGCCGGGCCGCGCCCGAGGTCGAAGGAAGCACAAAAAGCGCCGTGCCGCCACTGGGACAACCATTGGGGCCGCTCGCGGCGTTTTCGAATCTGCCGTAGTCGACCGCCCGATCAAGAAAGGCCTGGGCCGCCCGTTTGCCGTTGAAGGCCAGCGCCCGCGGCGCCCAGCGGGCAATCTTGGCGGCCAGCGCGGCCGGGTCGTCGGCGCCGGGGCCGAGCGAGGCGTCGGGGCCGCTTTGCCGTTTCGCCAGGTCGGTGAGGCCGATACCGAAGCTCGGCAGCAGGGCGAATTCGTGGGGCGCGAGCTGGCGTGCGGTGAGGCCCGAGTGGGCCAGGATCCACCAGAAACGGTTGCCCGGCCCGGCGTAGTAGGCACCGGCCCGGGCCGAGGCGGTGCCGGCGGCGGAGCCGCAAATGACGATTTTGAGACCGGGGCCCAGGACGTCGGGGAGAACCTCGGTCACCTTCATTCGGGCCAGCCGGCCGCGCCTCGGATAACACCTGTTTCCAGGCCGCGCCAGTTCTTCAGGATCGGTTCGGCAAGAGCCGCCAGCGCCGGTGACAGGGGATCGCTCAGTTGGCCCAAGTGCCTGAGCAACGCCACCATGGCCACTTCGGCCGCCCGCGAGGCGCCGTCGTCGGCCTTCAGTGCCAGGCCCAGCCCGGCCTCGGGCAGGGCCGCCACCATCACCCCCTCGGCCCCGGTCTTGACCAGCACGCGGCCCGAAGTGGCCTCATTGAGGGCGGTACAGAAACGTCCCGTGCCGGCCACCATGAAGGGATGCGCCGCCATGGCGCGCCGCACCCGGGCCAGCGCCGCCTGGCGCCGCGGTGGCGTCCCGTCGCCGCTGGAGAAGCGGGCGAAGGCCCGTGCCAGGGCGGCCAGCGGTAGCCCGAAAGTGGGGATCGAGCAGCCGTCGATGGCGCTGGGCGCGGCGGCCAGATCGCAACCGGCCAGCTCGCCCAGCAGGCCGCGGACCCGGCGCTGCACGGGGTGGTCGGCGGCGACGTAGCCGGCCAGCGGCTCACCCAGGTGGCGGGCCGTGGCCAGCATGGCGGTGTGCTTGCCCGAGCAGTTGTTGTGCAGCGGTGTGAGTTCCGCCGGCGCCGCGCCACCGAGCGGCGCATGGGCGCCGCATTCGAGGTCGGCGGCACTCAGCCCCAGGCGTTCGAGCCAGGCGCTTAAGGCTGCCAGGTGGCGGGGCTCGCCGCTGTGCGAGGAGCAGGCCAGCGCAATCTCGGCCTCGCTGGCACCACATGCCTCGGCGGCGCCGCTTTCGATCAGGGCCAGTACCTGCAGCGGCTTGACGGCGCTGCGCGGGAAGACGGCGGCGTCCGCGTCGCCCCAGGCGGCCCGCGGGCCGTTGGCATCGGCCACCGCCGCCGCCACCCGGTGGCGGCTTTCGACCAAGGGGCCGCGCAGCACTTCGACGGCCAGGGGGTTGGCAGGCTTGGTCATGCGGGCCTCGGGGGGTAGTCTCGGGTGGGTCGGGGCACAGATTGGGGCTTTGTGGAATCAAAACGCATGCGCGGCTACTTCGGCATCGGCGTCGAACGTTTCAGCAAGCCGGCCAACGCCGGCAACCTGTTTCGCACGGCCCATGCCTTCGGCGCCGGGTTTCTCTTTACCATCGCCAGCGACATAAATCCCGGCAACATTGCCTCCGACACCAGCGAAAGCTGGCGCGAGGTACCTTTCTACAGCTTCGCCTCGCCGACGGCGATGGAGCTGCCCCAGGGCTGCAGCCTGGTCGGCGTCGAGCTCAGCGACCAAGCGGTCGAGTTGCCCAGCTTCCGCCACCCCCGCTCCGCCGCCTACGTTTTGGGGGCCGAGCGCTATTCGTTGTCGCCCGAACTGGTCGAGCGCTGCCACCACGTGGTGCGCATCCCCACCCGCTTCAGCCTCAACGTGGCCACCGCCGGTGCCATCGTCATGTACGACCGGCTCATCGCCCAGGGCCGCTTTGCCGGCCGCCCGGTGGCGCTGGGCGGGGCGCCGCAGGAGCTTGCGCCCCATGTCCGTGGCGAGCCGGTGCGCCGCCGCCGCGGGCCCGCTTGAGCGCAGGGGCTTGGCAGGGCTGGCCGACTTGGGTATCTAAGGGGACCATGAATCGCACCCTCGCCTCTCTGCTGGTCGCCGGCCTGGTGCTTGCCGCCCAGGCGGCCACCGTCGCCGGCGCCCTGGCCGCGCCCAAGCCCAAGCTGCTGGGCGAATACCGGCGCTGGGATGCCTTCGTCTACACCGAGAACAAGGCCAAAGTCTGTTTCATCCAGGCCGACCCGGTCGACAAGGCACCCAAGAACGTGCGCCGCGGCCAGGTCTACGTGCTGGTCACCCACCGGCCCAAGGAGAAGGCGCTGCACGTGGTCAGCTTCTACACCGGCTACAACTACAAGAAGGGCTCGAGCGTCAAGGTCAAGATCGGCGACAACAAGTTCACCCTCTTCACCGAGGCCGACACGGCCTGGAACGAAGACGCCAAGGGCGATGACGCCATGATCAGGGCCATGATCAAGGGCCACACCATGATCGTGAAGGGCCGCTCGAGCCGCGGCACGCTGACCACCGACCGCTATTCGCTGGCCGGTTTCACCGCTGCCCACCGAGCCGCCAATCGGGCCTGCAAGGTCAAGTTCAAGTAGCCGCGGGGGGGGCGGAATTCGGCGCCACACCATGTCAGACGCCGCTCGCCAGCAGCACATCGACCAGCCCCCGGGGAATCTCGACCTGAGCGGCATGACGCGGCCCGAGCTGACAGCGGCGCTGGCCGGCCTGGGCGTGCCCGAGCGCGCGCTCAGCATGCGCACGAGCCAACTCTGGCATTGGCTCTACTACCGCGGCGTCACCGATCTTGGCGCCATGAGCAACGTCTCGAAGGAGATGCGCGCCCGCCTGGCCGGTGCCGCGCACATCGGCCGGCCGCGCCTGGTGGCCAGCCAGACCTCGGCCGACGGCACGCAAAAGTGGCTCTTGGAGCTGGCCGACGGGGCGCGCCTCGAAAGCGTCTATATCCCGCAGCAAAACCGCGGCACGCTCTGCGTCTCCAGCCAGGTCGGCTGCACCCTCAATTGCCGCTTTTGCCATACCGGCACCCAGCCGCTGGTGCGAAATTTGTCTTCGGCCGAGATCGTCGGCCAGGTGTTGCTGGCCCGCGATCAGCTTGGCGAGTGGCCGACGCCGACGCTGGAGCGGCGCCTGATTTCAAACGTCGTGGTCATGGGCATGGGCGAGCCCTTGTACAACTACGACAACGTGGCCCAGGCGCTGGCCGTGATCATGGACGGCGACGGCATTTCCATCTCGCGCCGCCGGCAGACGTTGTCGACGGCCGGCGTGGTGCCGGCCATGGACCGGGCCGGGCGCGAGCTTGGCGTGCTGCTGGCGGTGTCGCTGCACGCCGTCAGCGACGACTTGCGTGACGAGCTGGTGCCGCTTAACCGCAAATATCCCATCAAGGATTTGCTGGCGGCCTGCCGGCGCTATCCCGGCTCCTCCAATGCGCGCCGCATCACCTTCGAATACGTCATGCTCAAGGGCCTCAACGACAGCCCGGCCGATGCCCGGGCGCTCTGCCGCCTGATTGCCGGCATTCCGGCCAAGATCAACCTGATCCCCTTCAACCCCTGGCCCGGCGCGCCCTACGAATGCCCCGACTGGCCGGTCATCGAGCGCTTCGGCGAGATCGTCAACCGGGCCGGCTACGCCTCGCCCATCCGCCTGCCCCGGGGCCGCGACATCATGGCGGCTTGCGGCCAGCTCAAGTCGGCCAGCCAGCGGGCTGGCCGCCAACCACGCCCCGCCGGGGCCGTCAGCTATACTGCGCCACGATCTGGCAGGGAAACCGGAACATGACCCGTAACGTCAAGAAAGTCGTGCTGGCCTATTCGGGCGGGCTCGACACCTCGGTCATCCTGAAATGGCTGCAGGAAACCTACGACTGCGAAGTCGTCGCCTTCACCGCCGACATCGGCCAGGGCGAGGAGCTCGAGCCGGCCCGGGAGAAGGCCGAGTTGCTGGGCGTCGGCGAGATCTACATCGAGGATCTGCGCGAGGAATTCGTGCGCGACTTCGTCTTCCCCATGTTCCGCGCCAACGCGCTCTACGAGGGCCAGTACCTCTTGGGCACCTCGATCGCCCGGCCGCTGATCGCCAAGCGCCAGATCGAGATCGCCGCCGAGACCGGCGCCGACGCGGTGGCCCACGGCGCCACCGGCAAGGGCAACGACCAGGTGCGCTTCGAGCTCACCTGTTATGCCCTCAACCCCGACATCACCATCATCGCGCCCTGGCGGGAGTGGGAGCTCTCCTCGCGCGAGGAATTGATCGCCTTCGCCGAAAAGCACCAGATCCCCATCCCCAAGGACAGCCGCGGCGAGGCGCCCTTTTCGCAAGACGCCAACCTGCTGCACATCTCCTGCGAGGGCAAAGCGCTGGAGGACCCGGCCCAGGAGGCCGGGGAATACGTCTACAGCCGCTCGGTGGCGCCCGAGGCGGCACCCGATGAGCCGACCTACGTAGAGATCGAATTCGCCGCCGGCGATGCCGTGGCGGTGGATGGCCAGCGGCTCAGCCCGGCGGCGCTGCTGACCCGGCTCAACGAGCTCGGCGGGGCCAACGGCGTCGGCCGGCTTGATCTGGTGGAGAACCGCTTCGTCGGCATGAAGTCGCGCGGTATCTACGAGACGCCGGGCGGCACCGTGCTGCTGGCGGCGCACCGCGGCATCGAGAGCATCACGCTCGACCGCGGCGCGGCGCACCTCAAGGACGAGCTCATGCCGCGCTACGCCGAACTGGTCTACAACGGCTTCTGGTATGCGCCGGAGCGCGAGATGCTGCAGGCGCTCATTGACCGGAGCCAGGAGCGCGTCAACGGTTTGGTCCGGCTCAAGCTCTACAAGGGCAGCGCCAGCGTGGTCGGCCGCTCGTCGCCGGATTCGCTCTACAGCCTCGAACACGTCACCTTCGAGGAAGATCAGGTCTACGACCAGCGCGATGCCGAGGGCTTTATCAAGTTGAATGCGCTGCGCTTAAGGCTGCTCAATCGGCGGGGGTAGGGTAAGCCCTGCCGCTAAGATCAATCGATTGATCTTAGCTATTGTCACCTGGTGTGGCCCTCATTTGTCCTCCCCGCGCAAGCGCGTGTGAAGGAATCGGGCCGCCGTCTAAACATCAGAAAAAACACCCCCTCCCTGATCCTCCCCCATCAAGGGGGAGGGAAGAAAGCAAGGGCCACGGCCGGTTTTCGCTCCCTCCCCCCTTGTGGGGGAGGGTCGGGGTGGGGGGGCGGCAGCAGCATTTGACGCCGCTGCGCTATTCCTTCACACGCTCTTTCGCGGGAATGACAAACTACCAAAAAGCGCCGCCGCCTACGCCAACCGCACCCGCATGCCGCAGAGCATGAATGTGTTGTCGCCGGTCTTGAGGCCGCGGCGTTCGGCCTCGGCCATGATGGCGGGGCGGTTTTGCGGGCTGAGGATGAGGCCGCCGACGCCGGGGCCGCGGCCGTCCTGGTCCTTGACGAAGCGGAGCGTGGCGTTGTCGAGCGCGATGCGGGGGCCGTGGCTGGTTTCGTCAAGTACCGGCCGGTCGAGCACCTGGGCCCAGGTGGCGGCCAGGCCGGCCGGGTCGTCGCTTTGCACATCCAGGCCCACCATGGCGCTGGTGACGTTGGTCAGGACGTGCTCGGGCCACTTGGGGCCGGCCCATTCCCAGGTCGCAATTTCGTCGTGGTACTCGGGGCCCGTGGCCATCGAATCGAGGGACAAAATAGCGCCGCCGACGTCGGCCGGGTGGAAATGCGTGGCGAAGGCCGTGGGCCCGTCGTGGCGCCAGACGTCGCGGATGCCCATGGCGTTGACGCGCTCGCGATGGGGCAGCGCGTCGTCGCACTGCACGATGACCATGTAGCCGCCGTTGCCGCCGCGGCGCTCGAGATAGCGCCCGGCCGTGGTGCCTTCCTGCTTGGGCGCCACCACCTCGAGAAAATTGCCGCCGATCGCCAGCAGCGCGTTCTCGAGCTCGAACTCGCCGACGCCGGGGTCGTTGTAGCAGACCTCGAGGCCGAGCACCGAGCCGATCTCCTCGACGGCGGGGTCGAGGTTTTCGGCCACGAAAACGAATTGACGCAAGCGCATGGGTTTTCTCCTTGGGTGTCAGGCCGGGCCTTTGAAGCCGGGCTCGGGCAGGATCTGGGATTCCAGGAAAGCCACCTGGTCGTCGTCCAACTCGTCGCCCAACACAGCCCGAATGCCGCCGGCCAGGCGGATCTCCTTGTAGAGGTCGCGGCGGGGCTCGAGACCAAGAGCCTCGGCCAGAAGCTCGGTGTAGTTGCGCGCCTCGAACGGGTGTTCGGCGCGGGCGGCGGCGAGCTGGCGGTGGCAGCTATGGTAGATGCTGACCACCGTGTCGGCGCCCGTGGCCTTTGCTGCCTCGGCCAGGGCGGCGTGCTGGCGGGCCTGGCGCTCGGGGAAATTGCGCCCCAGCGAGCCGCAGGCATAACCCACATACTCGGCCTGGCTGGGCAGCAGTTCGAGTTCGGGGATGGCGCTCAGCAGGCGGCGCACGGCGGCGTTGACGGCGGGCAGGCCGGCGTGCTCGTGCAGCAGCACGCGGGCCGGCACGGGCTTTACGAAAGCCGCCCCGAGGGCCTCCAGGCGGGCGGCCAGGAATTCCGTGAAGTGGTCCATCGCGAACCCCGCCTCTTCGAAGTCGTGGCGGTTGTCGCCGAACTGCACGTGGCAGGTCGGGCACCAGGACAGCACCGTCTTGCCGCCGAGCTCGCGGAAGCGTTGGTAGGTGTGGCCGGCGATGCGGTCCGAGGTGGCGACATCGCCGCCGGCGAACTGCAATATGCCGCAGCAGTTGGGGGTGCCGCCGATCAGGGCAAAGGAGACGCCGAGCGTCTCCAGAATGTCGATGGCGCCGAGCAGCAGCTGCGGCGTGCGCAAGACGTTGCAGCCGGTATAGAAGGTCACGTCCGCCGGCGGGTCGCTGCCCCGGTTGATGCGCTCGAAGATCTCGTCCGGCATCTGCAGGCCGGCCAGCAGGCGCACCGCCTTGGCCATGCCGCGGAAACGCCGGGCCGCGCTTTCGGCGCCGGGTTCGGGGTCTCGGCTCCGCAGCTTGAGCCGGTTCAGCCACATCCAGCGCCGCACGTTGAGGCCCTCGGGGCAGGCCGCCAAGCAGGCGCCCGTGCCGTCGCAAGCCTCGACCCAGGATTCGGCCTCTTGATCGCCGGCGCCGCTTTCGCTGAGCTGCTTGAGGCCGGCGCTGATGCTTTCCGCCCGTTCCTTGGGCAATTCGATCTCGGCCGCCACCGGGCAAACCCGCAGACAGTCACCGCAGGCCGTGCAGCGTTCGGCGATGGCGCTGGCGGCCTCGGCCAGGTGGGCGGCGTAGTCGGTCACCGTGCTCAGACTTCCGGCACCGCGACGCCGTGCTGGCGGCAGGCGGCGATCAGCGTGTTCGAGAGCAGCACGGCGATGGTCATGGGGCCGACGCCGCCGGGCACCGGCGTGATGGCGCCGGCCACCTGGGCTGCCTCGGCGTACGCCACGTCGCCCACCAGCCGGGTTTTGCCTTCGCCCGCGTCGATGCGGTTGACGCCCACGTCGATGACCGTGGCGCCGGGCTTGATCCAGTCGCCGCGCACCATCTCGGGCTGGCCCACGGCGGCCACCAGGATATCGGCGCGGCGGCATTCCTGGGCCAGATCCCGGGTGCGCGAATGCGCCATGGTGACGGTGCAGTGTTGGGCCAGCAGCAGCGCCGCCATGGGCTTGCCGACGATGTTGGAACGCCCCAGCACCAGCGCCCGCAAGCCCTTGAGCTCGCCCAGGGTGTCGTGCAGCAGCATCAAGCAGCCCCTGGGCGTACACGGCACCATGGCGTCCTGGCCGGTGGCCAGGCGGCCCGTGTTGATGACGTGGAAGCCGTCGACGTCCTTGGCCGGATCGATGGCGTTGACCACGGCGTGCTCGTCGATCTGGTCGGGCAGCGGCAGTTGCACCAAAATTCCGTGCACGGACGCGTCGGCGTTGAGCTCGGCCACACGGGCCAGCAGTTCGGCCTCGGTGGTCTCGGCCGGCAGGTCGAACTTGAAGGAATTCATGCCGGCCTCGACGGTCTGCTTGGCCTTGTTGCGGGTGTAGACCTCGCTGGCCGGATCCTGGCCCAGCACCACCACGGCCAGCCCCGGGGTGAGCCCGTGGCTCGCCTTGACCTCGGCCACGGCCGCGCCGATGCGTTGGCGCAGGCCGGCGGCGAAGGCCTTGCCGTCGATAACGGTGGCAGTGGCGGCGGCGGTGTCGTTCATCGTGGCCTCGAAACCATCAGTCCAGATATCCCTGCTGCTTAGCCCATCCCCGCAACCGCTTCAACTGCTCGGCGTCGGTGCTGACAAAGACGCGCTTGTGGCGTTGTTTGGCGCCGGCTTCGATGCTCAGCGCCGAGGTCGGCAGCCGCCACTCGCGGGCCAGCAGCTTGACCAGGGCGGCGTTGGCTCGGCCCTTCTCGGGCGCAGCCGTCACCCGCACTTTCAGGGCCGGGCCGTTTTTGCTGGCCATG
Proteins encoded in this window:
- a CDS encoding DinB family protein — its product is MSASWSSYFGRLAAYNTWANQRLFAACGELAESKYLSSRQAFFGTIHGTLNHILVGDRIWFARLAGRKPAITALDQQLYGDFAGLRVARVAEDARIEAFVRDLGEGDFSRPVAYQNLAGEADEQPLEALLGHVFNHQTHHRGQVHDQLSQTKVAPPALDLIAFLRQSE
- a CDS encoding DJ-1/PfpI family protein; the encoded protein is MKIAILVYPGMTALDAVGPYEVLAQLRGAEVSFVGRQRGPVTCDTGALTLLAEKSIDEVPLADVLLVPGGPGDQRARADERLLSWLRAIHAGSRWTTSVCTGSLILGAAGVLEGLEATTHWLRLEALADYGAKPVAARFVEAGKVITAAGVSAGIDMALHLAAREAGERVAQAIQLSLEYDPQPPFACGAPQKAPEALVEAVSGAFDGIMAERMAKLEQAGS
- a CDS encoding NADPH:quinone oxidoreductase family protein, which encodes MKAVMCTEWGGPDKLTVGEAPEPELGPGEVRIGVKAAGVNFGDTLLIQGSYQVKPDFPFVPGMEAAGDVLEVGEGVDGIKPGDRVVGSTSLGAYAEQAVCKAASVVTLPAKMDYVTAASFPVAYGTSHVGLDYRAGLKEGETLLVTGAAGGVGLTAVEIGAQMGARVIAAASSPEKLAVCAARGAAELIDYSKEDLRQRVKELTDGRGADVVYDPVGGEAFDAAMRSIAWEGRIVIIGFASGQWNQVKTNIVMVKNVSVIGFYWGSYAIHKPEIAGRSMRQLVDWYEAGRLDPHVSHTLPLDEVAQALDLIISRKSTGKVVIEVS
- a CDS encoding mismatch-specific DNA-glycosylase, with product MKVTEVLPDVLGPGLKIVICGSAAGTASARAGAYYAGPGNRFWWILAHSGLTARQLAPHEFALLPSFGIGLTDLAKRQSGPDASLGPGADDPAALAAKIARWAPRALAFNGKRAAQAFLDRAVDYGRFENAASGPNGCPSGGTALFVLPSTSGAARRYWDEAPWLELAAFVKNGHGEKT
- a CDS encoding asparaginase; amino-acid sequence: MTKPANPLAVEVLRGPLVESRHRVAAAVADANGPRAAWGDADAAVFPRSAVKPLQVLALIESGAAEACGASEAEIALACSSHSGEPRHLAALSAWLERLGLSAADLECGAHAPLGGAAPAELTPLHNNCSGKHTAMLATARHLGEPLAGYVAADHPVQRRVRGLLGELAGCDLAAAPSAIDGCSIPTFGLPLAALARAFARFSSGDGTPPRRQAALARVRRAMAAHPFMVAGTGRFCTALNEATSGRVLVKTGAEGVMVAALPEAGLGLALKADDGASRAAEVAMVALLRHLGQLSDPLSPALAALAEPILKNWRGLETGVIRGAAGWPE
- a CDS encoding RNA methyltransferase, whose protein sequence is MRGYFGIGVERFSKPANAGNLFRTAHAFGAGFLFTIASDINPGNIASDTSESWREVPFYSFASPTAMELPQGCSLVGVELSDQAVELPSFRHPRSAAYVLGAERYSLSPELVERCHHVVRIPTRFSLNVATAGAIVMYDRLIAQGRFAGRPVALGGAPQELAPHVRGEPVRRRRGPA
- a CDS encoding invasion associated locus B family protein — its product is MNRTLASLLVAGLVLAAQAATVAGALAAPKPKLLGEYRRWDAFVYTENKAKVCFIQADPVDKAPKNVRRGQVYVLVTHRPKEKALHVVSFYTGYNYKKGSSVKVKIGDNKFTLFTEADTAWNEDAKGDDAMIRAMIKGHTMIVKGRSSRGTLTTDRYSLAGFTAAHRAANRACKVKFK
- the rlmN gene encoding 23S rRNA (adenine(2503)-C(2))-methyltransferase RlmN, which encodes MSDAARQQHIDQPPGNLDLSGMTRPELTAALAGLGVPERALSMRTSQLWHWLYYRGVTDLGAMSNVSKEMRARLAGAAHIGRPRLVASQTSADGTQKWLLELADGARLESVYIPQQNRGTLCVSSQVGCTLNCRFCHTGTQPLVRNLSSAEIVGQVLLARDQLGEWPTPTLERRLISNVVVMGMGEPLYNYDNVAQALAVIMDGDGISISRRRQTLSTAGVVPAMDRAGRELGVLLAVSLHAVSDDLRDELVPLNRKYPIKDLLAACRRYPGSSNARRITFEYVMLKGLNDSPADARALCRLIAGIPAKINLIPFNPWPGAPYECPDWPVIERFGEIVNRAGYASPIRLPRGRDIMAACGQLKSASQRAGRQPRPAGAVSYTAPRSGRETGT
- a CDS encoding argininosuccinate synthase; protein product: MTRNVKKVVLAYSGGLDTSVILKWLQETYDCEVVAFTADIGQGEELEPAREKAELLGVGEIYIEDLREEFVRDFVFPMFRANALYEGQYLLGTSIARPLIAKRQIEIAAETGADAVAHGATGKGNDQVRFELTCYALNPDITIIAPWREWELSSREELIAFAEKHQIPIPKDSRGEAPFSQDANLLHISCEGKALEDPAQEAGEYVYSRSVAPEAAPDEPTYVEIEFAAGDAVAVDGQRLSPAALLTRLNELGGANGVGRLDLVENRFVGMKSRGIYETPGGTVLLAAHRGIESITLDRGAAHLKDELMPRYAELVYNGFWYAPEREMLQALIDRSQERVNGLVRLKLYKGSASVVGRSSPDSLYSLEHVTFEEDQVYDQRDAEGFIKLNALRLRLLNRRG
- a CDS encoding VOC family protein; its protein translation is MRLRQFVFVAENLDPAVEEIGSVLGLEVCYNDPGVGEFELENALLAIGGNFLEVVAPKQEGTTAGRYLERRGGNGGYMVIVQCDDALPHRERVNAMGIRDVWRHDGPTAFATHFHPADVGGAILSLDSMATGPEYHDEIATWEWAGPKWPEHVLTNVTSAMVGLDVQSDDPAGLAATWAQVLDRPVLDETSHGPRIALDNATLRFVKDQDGRGPGVGGLILSPQNRPAIMAEAERRGLKTGDNTFMLCGMRVRLA
- a CDS encoding (Fe-S)-binding protein encodes the protein MTDYAAHLAEAASAIAERCTACGDCLRVCPVAAEIELPKERAESISAGLKQLSESGAGDQEAESWVEACDGTGACLAACPEGLNVRRWMWLNRLKLRSRDPEPGAESAARRFRGMAKAVRLLAGLQMPDEIFERINRGSDPPADVTFYTGCNVLRTPQLLLGAIDILETLGVSFALIGGTPNCCGILQFAGGDVATSDRIAGHTYQRFRELGGKTVLSWCPTCHVQFGDNRHDFEEAGFAMDHFTEFLAARLEALGAAFVKPVPARVLLHEHAGLPAVNAAVRRLLSAIPELELLPSQAEYVGYACGSLGRNFPERQARQHAALAEAAKATGADTVVSIYHSCHRQLAAARAEHPFEARNYTELLAEALGLEPRRDLYKEIRLAGGIRAVLGDELDDDQVAFLESQILPEPGFKGPA
- the folD gene encoding bifunctional methylenetetrahydrofolate dehydrogenase/methenyltetrahydrofolate cyclohydrolase FolD, translated to MNDTAAATATVIDGKAFAAGLRQRIGAAVAEVKASHGLTPGLAVVVLGQDPASEVYTRNKAKQTVEAGMNSFKFDLPAETTEAELLARVAELNADASVHGILVQLPLPDQIDEHAVVNAIDPAKDVDGFHVINTGRLATGQDAMVPCTPRGCLMLLHDTLGELKGLRALVLGRSNIVGKPMAALLLAQHCTVTMAHSRTRDLAQECRRADILVAAVGQPEMVRGDWIKPGATVIDVGVNRIDAGEGKTRLVGDVAYAEAAQVAGAITPVPGGVGPMTIAVLLSNTLIAACRQHGVAVPEV
- a CDS encoding DUF167 domain-containing protein, with protein sequence MTSRPGCWAEGSPFVSAPGGVRIVVRLTPKAAASGIDGAMASKNGPALKVRVTAAPEKGRANAALVKLLAREWRLPTSALSIEAGAKQRHKRVFVSTDAEQLKRLRGWAKQQGYLD